The genomic region AATGAGACTTCCACAGCATGTACCAAAGCTTTAACTGGTAACAGGCACGTATGAAGCAAGATTATTATGCCATGGTAGAAAAGTATCTCAAAATCATAATAAGTATCTCACAAAATGCACCATCCAACCAGCTTACAAAATTAAAGATGGCAGGAGCTTAGATAGACTTTAAGTACAGAGACTCAACAGGCTGATGAGCCACACCCACGAGCTAAACCACTACAAGTGTTCATGAGCACATTTTACCCTTACCCTATTGTAAAGCATGTTCACAAACATCTCCAGATGGTTGTATTACTTTACATTGCTAACAGTGCACACATAGTCAGGTTCCAACAGTTACAGCAGCCCAGCTAACATGTAACATCTCTTTAAGACAATGGAACTCCACTGACCCGATCACATTTATCTACTACCTAATAAGTaccctttttattttccagtacttCGGCTTGTCACAAAGTTTGTATCTTAGTTTAAACTCCTTGCTTTAAAACAAACCTACACAGCTTTATTCTCTCTTAGAAAAAAACATTACCTTCTGAGGGGTCAAAACCCTCTGCCTGAACTTTTCAATCGCATCTTGACCTGCAGCCGCCCATGCACTGGCAAATGCTTCAGCTTTGTCTTGATCCAGGTGAATGCTTTGCAGCTGTTGTTGCAATGAAGCAGGCTTCAAGTTATGATAGACTgcctgttaaaaagaaaaataactgctgtTGTCGAGTACTGCTCCACAAGTTGTGCCAGATACATTCTACCACAGATGGCCACCGTGTTCACACAAGATTTTTACTAGCAACTCTACTGTGGGACTGCAAGCATCCTGTTCATCTTAACCCTCTGACTGAAAAGATAGAAAAGTGTAACTATCTCAATTGTATCTCAAAATGCAATATTACAAATGACTCTTCTCAAGACAGACAAACTATGAAAAAACGCATATACAAGCTAGACCTGAGTATACGTATATGTTTCCACTGTACGTAATGCCAAAGCAGCtaccactgaaaaaaacctggGCTTTGAAGTCAATTGTGACCGTGAATAAAGGACAACTTTTCCAAATTCACACTGTTCAAGCAAGCCTGAACTACGAGGTAATATTCTGAAAAGACAGGAACAGTTTGCCAAAAGAGGTGAGTTAGATACAACCCCCCTATTAGCATCAATTTTTGTGGTAAACACTCTACATAGTGTGCTGGGCTCCATTTCCAAAACAGGACTCCGTCAGCAccagggcagggaaaaaaaagaaaaaagaaacaacacatgCGGCAAAGACCATGCAGCAGTCTTACTATCTATAATATGTCCATAGACCAAATGGCTGTTAAAAAAGTTATGCTCTGACAAAACAAGCAGCTGCTCTAAGAAGCGTAGCTATCAGCGGGAATACAAAAGAGTCCTCATACAACACATATTCCATCTGGGACTCTTCTTTGGGCAGATATTAatatccttccctttttttttttttaaatgcaaaagaagtTAAGTCCTAGAGGAGACTGAACtgctttttctgttcatcttcaATAATTATTGTATAAATGAAGCAGTCTGATGAAATTAGGACCAGGCAAACAGGTAAGTTTGCTGTTTGGTTGAGATGAAAATTCAAAATTCCAGTCTGCATGTGACCTCaggtttcattttgatttttcgGTGGATAGGAGCCATGGGGAggactgtttgtttgttttctttgtaatgcTGTGGAACGTGCTAACTAAGTGAACTAATCGTAAACCGACATGTGTAAGAGGACAAGAATCAAATCCCACAACAGACCATCAGTATGCATGCCCTCTGCACAGACTACACTTACTATACTTGCATGAAATGGATGGATAACATCGCGGCTGTGAGAATTTCTAATAAAGTTACCATATTTACCAGGTAATACATCGGCTTCCCAGCCTCAGCAGTGGTAGACTGTAGGACCAGAAAACCTTCCCGGTTTACAAGATACTTAGCTCTACACCATGCAGTCACCTACTCATTCAGATACTAGAGCTACATCGGGTGCACCCGTTCACCTAAGTACAGACTGCTTCTGTGCAGGAAAATTTTCCATAGCTGACACTTCATATAACTTAAGCAGTGCTCAATAATGCCATCTAATATTTTCCttacaggaatttaaaaaatgcatggcTGGCTTGCTTACGATGAATAAGAGGAAAGATTATATCTCATAATTATCAACACCTCTTGGAGTCATGCAGAGCTCACCTCTACCACCTATATTTACAGTAGCTGGAAACTCACTCCACAAATGGAATGAGTCCAATCCAAATTAGGAAGGCATGCAAACGAAAGCAATAAAATCACACCTCCAAAACATACATAATATACTACAGATACATCTTTTCACTAATTCCTTTTCTAACATGACttttatatttttgaaatctACAATcggataaaaatatatatttatcaaTTCATAAGGATAGAAACAAGGTACCTGTTCCAAAATGAATGATATCGTTTCAAGAACTAGATGAAGATCCTGCTTTTCCAACGAAAAAGCTATTTgaagtttttcttcctcctcttcactgAAGCTACTTTCAGCCTGAAGCACAGAAATAGTTAGTCCTAACATTCCATTTAGCGACCAAGAACATACTCgtcaaaacaaaaactttctccCCATTTTTATAAACGTAGTGGCTGTCCAGTTGTTTCTAAATAGAAATAACAAAGTAAAGctcttttccaacagaaaaatacaatgcAATTCCTCtcactgaaaatcaaaattaaaagccAACGGTATCACATGAGAATTTATCAGGATTACCTGAAACACATCACAAGAAAATGCATTCTCTTTCCACCTGAGAGAcacttaagaaatatttttctttcaactatCAGATCATCTCTAACAAccttctataaataaaaataagaaaaggacgAAGCGCATTACTTAAATCAGAccccaaagaaaacagaaggcaaaactgTAGTGAAGTTAGTTACATCTGGATGTAACTTCCACTCTGGATACTCTTCTGAAAACCACCCATGCTgttacaaaggaaataaaagcctAATGTGTGCTTATTTTGAAAGTCAGATTTGAATCTATAGCCTACTGTATTACTGAAGATTACTGAGAATGTgctgtacttttaaaatacagcagttaTATTCATTATACTACAGCAAATTAAACAGTAATTTAAATGCAGATATTGCcatcttttaaaacataattactAACAAATCTATGCTACAGACATCAAAACACCATATTTAGACCACTTAGTAATCCAAAACTGCAAAGCTACACAAAAAAGCAATTGAGCTGTCAGAATAAACAAAATGAGGCAATTACACAAAAACTTCAATGACTGCAATATCTGTAACTAGAGTATCAAAATGGAAACATTATTTGAATCATTAGCTGTTAGAAGGAAAAGCAGAGCTCTGAGTATCTGCTTTGTTAAGGCAAATAAGTTTATTTAAAGTTTCTGGCCATTTAACACGCCCTAGAGTCAGAAACTTCGGAAAGGCCAGCTGAACAATTCATGAGGTTGACTGAGTGGGCTAAATTAAAGAGACCGCTCCAGCTCATGTAAACCCTGCTAATACTACTAttgagtagttaaaaaaaaaaaaaggttggtgACACTTTCCAGTTACCAATGAGTTAATATCCATGCAAAGCAATTGAGAAAACCCTCTGCAATAACAACAGCATCCAAGCTAGTAATTTTGGTAGGAATAAAATCAGCAAGTGAATCAAATAATCAAAACAATCCTTATAGTCTCAGAATTATGACCtttaatacatttgtattttctaTCCCTGCTGCTCCTAACCAGTAATATTTTAACGTTTcgtttgtatatatatgtgtatagaaaacaaattctgtatttctttttgtattttttctaaacacaGAACAAGGGAATAAACAGAATCTGACACTGAAAGATAAAGAAACtcaacaaaataatttctgttttagcaTTTATCTTACAGTTTCCCCTGCAGTATTTAGTGCCAAGGTTAGATTTAGTCTCCATTTGACTTTTTGGCACTGTGTGATGCAACTGACTACtgattttacttctttattttttctctattacTTGTTctgcaattgaaaaaaaaaaaccttctgtaaaGACGTCAAAAATATTCACTGGAAGTTACGGACTTTACTTTTAACCTCAGTTCCACAGATAGCTTTGGTCGATGGACAtacagaaatggggggggggggggaagcatttaGTCTTTCCCCTGCAAGGGCAAGAGCAGATTTTGTGCAAAAAGCCAAGGAACTCGCGTCTCCTCCGAGAACGTTCTCGGGGACACCAGCACCTGGAGGCGATAGAAGCAGGCTGTAACAGGCGTTACTGGTTCTCACGCCATTCACCTTCTGCCGTTCATTACCGGTTCTTATTTCATTCACCTGAAACAGTTCTGAACAATTAGCGATGGATGAAatcaagataaaaaaataatttaaaaaaaaaattgtaagtaacTGTCCCTTCGCGAAACCGAGTGTCGCACCCGTCCCCAAAAGACGACTCTGCAGCAcgcggggagaggagggacagCGCTCCTCCCGGCTcggctccctcccctccccgtcccACGGCAGGAAAGGCCCGGCTGCCCACGCCGCCGGCAGGACGCGGCAGGAGGGCGGGCAGGGAAAAGGCCGGGCGGGAGAGAGGCGGGACTCGGCAGGCCGCTCCGCTCCGGGGGCGCCGGTACCGCGCGCCGCAGACCCGCTCCCACGGCTCCGCCTGCAGCAGCGCGGCCAAAGCCCCGGCCGGACCCGGCTGGGCCCCGCGTCTGCCCGCGGCGGCCCGACGCCCCTCCCGCACGCGCGAGGCCCCGGCttccgccccgccgcgcccggcgggcACCGCTGCCCGCCGAACACGGCCCCAGCGGGctcgctccgccgcccgccccgccaaCCTTCAGGTGCAGCTTCTGGAGAAGGCGGGAGAGGAGCCGCGGGAACCGGCCCGGGTCCACGGCGTTGAGCAGCGACACGGCCCTGCGGATGCTGCGCGGAAGGAGAGGAGGCGGTCAGAGGGACCCAGGCCCGGCCGAGGCCCTGGccctgcgctgcgctgcgctgccctgccctgccctgccctgccctgccctgccctgcactgcactgccgcggcgggagcggcccTGCCGCCGGAGCAGCCGGTACCTGTCACTCTCCGGCACGACGGGCGCCGCCATGGCTGCCGCTGCGGCCCCGCCCCCCGACGGCAGCCCGGCGGGCCTAagcgccgccgctccgccccgccgcggcaGGGCGCGGTGTGGCCGGGGTGACGGCCGGGGCTCCCCTCGCTGCGTGCCCCGAGCCCCCGCGCACAGTCCTGGGTGAAGGCAGAGCAAACCTGCGGCGACCTTCGGGGCTTGGGGAGAGCGGTGAGAAGCAAACCGGCGAGGGGTTTGCAGCGCCCCGCAGCCGTCGGAAAGGTTGTAGCTGAAATCCTCAGATCTAAAAGTTTTAAAGACATACAGGTGCTTAGCAGAAGGTACCGGGGGTCGGTATTTCGCCCTCTGTCGTGTGTCGTCAGTGCTCGTATGTGAATCACACCGCTGAGGTGTGCGTTGTGTGGAGCTCCGCGGCCTCTCCAGGCCCCACGGAGCCTTTTTGTTTCCATGTGGTAGCGCACAGCCAGCTCCAAACGACGGGTCGGCGAACTTCTTGTTCATAGACCACGAACTTGTAATAAAGTTGTCACACCTGCAGTATTACAGCAAAGTGTTCCAGAGGCCGTGGAACTAACAGcggtgttaccgtaagtcggcagatgaaaaactctctaagactcaatttggagttttagaaagcaggcattctttattgcggcgccggacgcacaggggatcactccacctaatgtgcgcgccgagctgcttaactataggagttaagtacagtcaaaatatacatattcattagttttctgaggcatgattaacatattaatgttagttcattaacatatgtaaaagtctttacacatgcgctcttatgtccattggtggtctttcagggtcctctggtggtcgtcgatagtcttcctcaccatgaccgctagttgaactcagttcttgcgcatgcacagttcgttctttggctcggtttgcacacttttaccttcacaaactaggggtcttcagcatcactttcttatctacaaagtttcaaggtcttctgtcctactgaatgtttagcttatctattcagagagtatacccctactgcacggagtaaacccctactgaatgtttggcttatctattcagagaatatgtcaagcttggctacattatgtccagtgaagagaaccagatgtctcttcaatattcctttgtactcggtatcagcGGCTGGCTGCGCTCCCATCTTCCCCAAATAACCTGTTCCCAGGTAACAACCCCAAACTCACCCCCCATCCCACGCCATTTAACTCCCCTGCGTGAGGCATAGAGCACGCCGTGCCGTGTTTCAGGCAAAATGCATGCTGGTTGGCAAGCCACGTGAACAGAAGCATTAACATTCAGGCTCACATGGAATTGGCACTGAATTGGGTATTTCTACTCCATGGATACTACCTTGAATGGATGTTATGTCTGTGAGACCTCTGGTTTCCATCAGATTTGGCTGAAATTGAAAAATGGGCTAAAAGACAACGGGACAAGCAAACAGAGGAACAGGCAGCATGACTGTAAACCTTGTTTTCCTAGGAAGCcaactaaaaatattaaaaatctgcaaaaggCTTTTGAATGTGGCTGTAAAGGTTTATAAGATGTGGCCCGAAAGGTTAGGTATATGGTAATAACTTATGGTAGGCTCAAGAGGCAGGTGGGAAAAGGCTGGAAATTTTTGAGGTActgtaaagaaatgttttataaaCACATATGCTGAAATCTTACCTCTGTTGAAGTGAGGGGAATTTAGTCATTAACTTCAATAGGGCCAGGATTTCAGCCGGGACGTTTGAAAAGATAATGTCTGTTTAAATAGACTAGGCCTTAAGAACCAACTTCAGGAAGAAAGAGTGACAAACCTGGCCATACTCCAACAGGAATTTTAAAGCAGAGAATTCCTGTCTGAGACTTCAACATTTGTACTACACCTCTTACCAGAAGCTGGACCCACAGTTGCTGTTATGAAAGGCAGCTACATTTTTCAAGGTATTGTTCTGGGGTGAAATGTAATTATATTCAactatttcatctgtttttctgtactCTTATAAAACATGAAAAGACAATATTCTTGCAAGAAACTTActtggctgaaaagaaaaatgagtgtGTCACTTCACACTGAAGTAATGTAACTTCATGTTCTAGGAACTCTCCCCTGAGAGCAGAATTTTATAAAGTTTGTTCAGTCAAAATGAGCAAGGGTGACTGGAAGTCTAGACAATTgcttacttattttaaaaagttccaGCTGATACAGGTATTGGATGCACCACTCAGGTTTGCTGCCAATTGTCTGGTTTTATAATCATATGGACCTATTTTAAAGTGTTCTCTTTTCCACTTTGCTGCAtcaaatgaatattcaaaatGAGTAGTTAAACCaatgaacatttaaaaactcAACTGGGCAggatcctgagcaacctgctccagctggacCTGCTTCACACAGAAGGTTTGACTGGAGACCTCTGGAGGTTTCTTCCACCCTGTATTATTCTGTGATCAAAGCCTTGCTGaagaaagacaggaaagagaGCACCTGAgtggaaataataaataatgaagcTAACCTGACAAGGTGCTGTCAAGTGcacagttaaataatttttttcctaataccttCTCTGTTCCTAAAAAAGGAATTATAAAAAGTTGTGACTTCTCATACATCCATTTATTACTGTTTTGTACTTGCATCCGTGATCCATTTTTCCAATATGAATAATAGCTTTTTCCACTGAGCTAATGATATTACacaatttaatgtattttatcagTTGTCTTAACTATCCATCTAGTTAACACATATTTTGAGTCAAATTGTTACCCATATTTTGACTCAAAATATTCTACTTAGATGTGCAAATGGATGTTGTATGGGTTTTTGGATTAATCTGCTCACATCCTATGACAAAATCTTAGGCATCAGTGACTGAGACTTTAGAGCATCTAGCTGCTAATGAAAGTTAGAAATCTTACTGCCTTACAACAGTCTTGAAAAGGTCAGTCTCCCCTACTTTCCATTTCCAGAAATTGAACTATATATTCTGTCCTTTCACAACGACCAAACAAGCCTTCATGTTACTTGATTATGGTTTGGTTTACAGACTTTTATCATCACCCAGCCCTTCAGTTAGAATTCGTTTAggctctgctttttaaaatacttctgtggtTATCAGGTGAAACTGGTTATGTAGGGCATGAAAAGGATGTAAAGTTAGGAATTACAGAATACTTTCTACACAAGGTTAGTTAAGCACTGTAATAAATTGCATGAGAAAGTTAAGAATCTCTTTCATTAGAGGTTTTAAAGCACAGAGACAAATATCTGTCATGAAAAATGGGTAGTAAATGTGTAGAAAGTGAGTAAAGCTGATCCAGCATTGAGGACTACAGGCTCTCAAGATCCTACCAGGACCTGTTTTCTTTGagtgtattattttctcttttttcttggCTCCTTTTGATCCACTTTTTATTCCATAGCCTCTTACTTGCAATGCCATTCTGTCTACACTCacacctttcctttttctgtcatcttcatctctgttatttttccttgcttctgAAGTTACACACAAAAGAACATGTTGAACTCCTTCAAGATCTCATTTGTACAATATCCTTGACACTATTTATTGACTAAATAATTGTCCTACAACTCAATGAAAATAAACCAATAAAGTTTCACATAAATTTTCACTTCCAACTTGCAAGTGGCTTAAGCAATTGAAGTTAGCAAACTATAAATTTGTGTGGCAGGGATTGAATTGTGCCTTTTACCTAGTATTAAATAGCTCAACTTCTGAAAGCttgttgaaaaaataattcttttttgtaAAGTGTGTTCTAAGTGTTTCAGGTAAATTACGTCTATCAGAAATAAATACTCCTCTGTTGCTGTCTGTGACTGTTATTACGAAACAATCTGCCATTCTTTCTGTGGCATTATTTGCGTTCCACTGAAGGAATAATCTCATTAAAATCACAAGGACTACTTGGATTCTGCTCGGAAAGAGTAAGGGCAGGTGACTATGAATAAGGGCAGGGAACTCTTAGTTTATTGGTTCTGTATGCTGGTCTGTTGTTTGCtatttttctgcttgtatgtGAACATTCAGTATTACGTCTAGGTCACGTGAAGGGATCCAGATTATTTGGGCGGCACAGTGCTTCACAATGGAAATCAGGGCTGCATAGCCTACTCCTTTAATCAGAGGCATCTGTGAGCGTACAGGAGATTCAGCTGTGGACAATAGGCCTTAATTTATTGCATTATAACATGAACAGATGTGATCCTGTAAGGGACCAGCATTCATACATTTGTACCTGAGCGGAGGTGGAAGCAGGTCAGTACTTTGCAGGGCCAGGCTAATGGAGAAAAGACGCATTGCCCTCTGCAAATGATAGGACAGGAAATCTTTCTACGGTTCAGGCCAAGATTACAAATTAGGGTTAATGAAATGCAAGTATCATATTCTACCTAATGTTCAAAGTTGCAGTTAGCTCAGACTTGATATATCTCTTTTCCAAATAGAACGGGGTCAAACAAAATAGTCCACTGAAACAtgcataatttgttttaaaatgttttaagattaTGAACAATGAGTCAAAGGAGAAGCTACAATCAATATTGCGAATACTTGCTAAGAAACTCAGTAGAGCTGTAGCAACTGTAATGCTTTTGGTGCAAATATTTACTTAAGGCATATTTAAGTACTTATCCAGAAGGTATCAGTCTGTGTTTCTTTAGTCAAGCTCTTCTGGTTTTCCCACTGAAGTGaatcaaatctgtattttactttGGTGTGGATGTATATAGAGGAAGCTCAGTTGTGCTCTTACAGGAGGTGTTAAAAGGATCATGAAAATTGTCTGGAAAAGAGTTCAAagtgtattactttttttttaatgcctttctgTGTTTGTATGAATCACAGACGCTGACAAATATTAACTGTAGAGTTCTTACCTTGACAAATGCTGGCACATACTAGTATAAGTTCACTAACAGTATGGACTTATTTTTCTCTAAATGATGCGGTGGGATTGAATGGCACCTCACCATATGCAGAAGTTCATTTTAAGCCAGGAGGAACAGTTTAGTGGTCTCAGGTTGTGACTGAAATATCTAGACTTTCTGGAACCACAGATCTGACTTCTCCCAGGGCTGACTGTCcttcataatttttaaagcactgtaggTAAACTGAATACCATGCAGTTTACTGTGGTTACCTAACGTTAAGTCCCCACGTGGACAGGAATCCCGTAACAGTTTTCATACAAAATTTGGGGCcttactttgggaaaaaaaatctccattttctgCCTGTTGTTTTACAGTGCTGTAATCTGTTGTATTCCTAGTCTGTGTTTCAGAGGTGCTGCGTTATATATGTAACTGTAGATAAGTAATTATGGAGCCTTTACATAAAAGGATTTATATAAATAATTCTAAGTTTTCATTGTGGAACTTTGCATGAAGGATTTgcaaagagcaagaggaaagtCAGTGTAATTTTGCCCATTTATTAccatggaaacagaggcagacaTGGGAGTGGTGGCCCTGCTACAGCTGACTAGCTAGTCAGCCTCATGCCCCAATACAGCTTTGGTCTGCCTTCTTATTCAAAACTCCCATCTCTTAACTCATCTGATAAAGCCTGGGGTGTTCTTTGTCTTTAGCACACCTTCGCATCTTAAAAGTCATAATTTTTAATGGCCTTCGCTTTCATGGTGGCCTCTTCTGAGCCACAtgataataattttattaatatttcctttaaattgGCTGTTGTTTTAGGAGCAGCTGTAAGTATCCAATGCAATATGCAAGGAcagctgttgtgtttttttcctcagacctGTGACAACTTCTGATATCAAGAAGTATAGACAAATTGTTAAATAATGAGTGTCTTCAGTGGCTAACTTTCTGGCTTAAAGTCTAACGGAGTGCAATGAAGGCAAACAACAAGATGCTGTGCATAgctcttattttgttttctgagtttTCAAGTTTGTAAATGGCAGGAGATGCACAGTGCAGTCTTTGGAACCAAGAGGATCCCAATAAGACAATGCCCAAGCACTTAGGAGGTTAGTAGAGAAAGAGCCATCTTTACCTATACAAAAATCATAACGGGAGCACATTATTCATTTCCGTGAAGTTGACTTCTTTGTAGCAGTAACATCTAAGAAAGCAGAGGGTGAGTATCTCCTTCCAGATAGATACGGATTGTAAGCAAGGGAAATACAAGTGGAAGGCACAATGAATTCAAATTAAACAAACGGAATTAATTTTTAGGCAAGGGACTGAGAGATGGTATCTTAGCTAGGCTATAGTTTAATACGTACTTGTGCTTTCATCTTTCCTTAAGCCACTGTGGGATGACTGGCAGCCATGAGCAAAGCAGCCACGTGGACAAGGAAGAGACAGGCAAAGTAAATTGACAGTGTCACAAACTGTTTAACTTGCATAAtccggggcggggggtggagaGGACAGACCTTATGGAACAGTTCATTGATCTGCTTCCCCTTATTTTAAACATTAGCTTTCTAAAGCAAACTTATTCCAAGGGAAAACCGTATTCTGTTTAGACTGACATATGGTAAAAGATGATCTAGTGTCATCTGGAGAGTGGCCAATTTCATAGGAGACTAAGAAATGTTCTCTGCCTTTTCCGGTAAgggattttatttaaaaccacaaTGTCATGCAGTGTGGCATTATGTAATCGCCTAACAAAAACTATCAGATATGGGCActctgttattatttttatataatgtatCTACCACTAAGTTTCACAATCAGTTAAACATACGCATGGCACtggtctttttttctcccctccacacATGTACAACTGCTCTAATAGGGATTATACTTGTGCACTGTCAGCTGCTCATTTGGAATTGGGGGGAAAAGTTAGCAGCATCATTGCAGCGATAGAGTCCTTCTCAAACCACAGCAGAACTGCCTCTGCAATATCCTCTTATTTCATTATCCTTATCTTGGctctcacttctgttttttcaggttttgtgctATATTTTCAAGGTTGCACTAAGTGTTTTTGTGATGGAGTTCTCTTATACTTTGCATTTAGCTATGATTGTGACAGAGGCACAGTCCATGTTAAAAACCACAAAGTAACATCAATGAATTCAATAATGGGATTCTAAAGGCTTACACCAATCTGGGTTTAATGACATTACTCAAAAAATTTAACATGTAGCCTTACTACAGGAATCCACTTGAGAaactatttgggttttttcctttaagtGGAAAGAAAGTGAAGCTAATTCAAACTTGTCTATTTCAGATCTTGAGGTTATTTCAAAGGAAGGCTGACATCTTCCTGTCCGTGTAAATCAACTTTGTCTTCTTGAAGGCTGCTTATTCAGTCAAGTCCAGAATGAGTCTGTGGCACACCTGGAACAAGAAACCAATCCCTGACTACATTGCCAGGATTTCCACCTACTTTAAGAAATAAAGCTCAGAGATGATGTGGGCTATTTGGACTCCTGGCACAAGTCAAAGGATACTTTGGGATCAGTGAGGTATACAAGAGAACAGCACCAGATCCGACTGCCAAACAGAGAGTGTTTTAACCACACAGCAAATATTCCTATGAAGTTTTTTGGTACTGGGTGTCATTAGTTGAGAGGAGCAACAAATCTTTCCAAGGTTATCAAGTCAGAAGGAGATTGTGGTGTTAAGGCATTCTTGGGATCTGTTCCAGGCAGTTTCTTCTACTGGGAAATATCTCTGCCTTGGAGCAGGAGGTCTTTGTCCACAGAGAATGGCCTCTTATAGGGGAGAAAAGTGGTGCCGCATTCAAAGCTGGGAGAGTCTCCTCAAAAACAACAAGCACTGGGCCCAGGGAATGATTCCCTCACTAGCAGCACGCTCCTGGAGATCACCTGTGGCAATCTGCAGCCTTCCCCCCTTCAAGATCCAGAG from Aptenodytes patagonicus chromosome Z, bAptPat1.pri.cur, whole genome shotgun sequence harbors:
- the COMMD10 gene encoding COMM domain-containing protein 10 isoform X1, with the protein product MAAPVVPESDSIRRAVSLLNAVDPGRFPRLLSRLLQKLHLKAESSFSEEEEEKLQIAFSLEKQDLHLVLETISFILEQAVYHNLKPASLQQQLQSIHLDQDKAEAFASAWAAAGQDAIEKFRQRVLTPQKLETIGWQLNLQMAESMQAKLKSPRAVLELGVSNEDSKNLNKVFVEFSHQELFEFYNKLETIQAQLDSLT
- the COMMD10 gene encoding COMM domain-containing protein 10 isoform X2, translating into MAAPVVPESDSIRRAVSLLNAVDPGRFPRLLSRLLQKLHLKAESSFSEEEEEKLQIAFSLEKQDLHLVLETISFILEQAVYHNLKPASLQQQLQSIHLDQDKAEAFASAWAAAGQDAIEKFRQRVLTPQKIINEDVEQDWTQYLLLGYTASSWPPTRLCSSDHHPLGLAIQPVFNPPLCLHHQHTSTACL
- the COMMD10 gene encoding COMM domain-containing protein 10 isoform X3; this encodes MAAPVVPESDSIRRAVSLLNAVDPGRFPRLLSRLLQKLHLKAESSFSEEEEEKLQIAFSLEKQDLHLVLETISFILEQAVYHNLKPASLQQQLQSIHLDQDKAEAFASAWAAAGQDAIEKFRQRVLTPQKVQDFAPPLVELQDVLVRPFLQPVQVPLNGSITLW